A segment of the Micromonospora sediminicola genome:
CGAACCACTTGACGAGCCCGATGGTAAGTCGTAGCTTACCGTTCGTGGTGACTTACCGGGTGGAGGACGGGTGGGACGCCCTGGGCGACCCGACCCGGCGGGCGATCGTCGCGTGCCTCGCGGAGCGACCGAAGGCGGTCGGCGAACTGGCCGCGCTGCTGCCGGTCAGCCGGCCGGCCGTGTCGCAGCACCTGCGGGTACTGAAGGACGCCGGTCTGGTGACCGACCAGACGGCGGGCACGCGGCGCGTCTACCGGCTCAATCCCGCGGGCGTGGCCGCGTTACGGGATCAGCTCGACACCTACTGGAGTCGGGCGTTGGAGGGCTTCCGGGACGCCGTCGAGCGTCCCGACGAGGAGGAATCATGAGTGGCACGGATGCGGTGGTGCGGCGGCAGATCGTGGTCCACGCGCCGGTCGAGCGGGCG
Coding sequences within it:
- a CDS encoding ArsR/SmtB family transcription factor; the encoded protein is MVSRSLPFVVTYRVEDGWDALGDPTRRAIVACLAERPKAVGELAALLPVSRPAVSQHLRVLKDAGLVTDQTAGTRRVYRLNPAGVAALRDQLDTYWSRALEGFRDAVERPDEEES